A stretch of the Halorussus salinus genome encodes the following:
- a CDS encoding alanyl-tRNA editing protein encodes MTEQRYLPDADDVTEFEETVSEVGDDYLVLDGTYFYPEGGGQPADRGDLSWDGGSARVTNVRKNHGDVRHYVEEFEGARPEVGETVEGSIDAERREAHRRMHTAQHVVSRVVLDEYGAETAGNQIHADRSRIDFEPAEFSDEDIARIERLSNEAIERDLAVTKAERPRDEVEDRTDEGRALLNLIPDHVDPLRVVEVEGFDYCPCGGTHVDSLGEVGRVEITNRESKGEETERIEFVLAA; translated from the coding sequence GTGACCGAGCAACGCTACCTTCCCGACGCCGACGACGTGACCGAGTTCGAGGAGACCGTCAGCGAGGTCGGCGACGACTACCTCGTCCTCGACGGAACGTACTTCTACCCGGAGGGCGGCGGCCAACCGGCCGACCGCGGCGACCTCTCGTGGGACGGCGGGTCGGCGAGGGTGACGAACGTCCGGAAGAATCACGGCGACGTGCGCCACTACGTCGAGGAGTTCGAGGGCGCGCGCCCCGAGGTCGGCGAGACCGTCGAGGGGTCCATCGACGCCGAGCGCCGCGAGGCCCACCGCCGGATGCACACCGCCCAGCACGTCGTCTCGCGCGTCGTTCTGGACGAGTACGGCGCGGAAACGGCGGGCAACCAGATTCACGCCGACCGCTCGCGCATCGACTTCGAGCCTGCGGAGTTCTCCGACGAGGACATCGCCCGTATCGAGCGCCTGTCGAACGAGGCCATCGAGCGGGACCTCGCGGTGACGAAAGCCGAGCGACCGCGCGACGAGGTCGAAGACCGAACCGACGAGGGGCGCGCGCTCCTGAATCTCATCCCCGACCACGTGGACCCGCTCCGGGTCGTCGAGGTGGAAGGGTTCGACTACTGTCCCTGCGGCGGCACGCACGTCGATAGCCTCGGCGAGGTCGGGCGCGTCGAGATAACGAACCGCGAGTCGAAGGGCGAGGAGACCGAGCGCATCGAGTTCGTGCTGGCGGCGTAG
- a CDS encoding phosphotransferase family protein — MVRDERLDEPGPDAVARAARDASGRAVADVTPISKGINAIYRVRFADDEEAVLKAATFNSAAELRPEPYLLQTLADETALPVPDVLAIVEDGGPLGVFHFLLEHCEGRQIRDLDGLSWSEREQLVAAVGRHLARLHEFRLSGADASVESRIDAEECGPLRMTGPDEGATPEFTTDGGDLWGEVFASLADHPVSLVEQVQCGDDPGRFADLVPDIAAAFEGAADAIAAPERPSVLHRDFHLDNLLLGSDADGDLGVRTVLDFGDPYVGDYRLDLAFAEDATIRVQLPTDDRATELCALLRRSYARKRGIDPDEIVNKNYPYYLLVQRSRWMSVALDWEACDDPAAVERAYRSFVREQLAEIE, encoded by the coding sequence ATGGTACGAGACGAGCGGTTGGACGAACCCGGACCTGACGCGGTCGCTCGGGCCGCGCGGGACGCCAGCGGCCGCGCCGTCGCCGACGTGACGCCGATTTCGAAAGGCATCAACGCCATCTATCGAGTCCGCTTCGCCGACGACGAGGAGGCCGTCCTCAAGGCGGCGACGTTCAACAGCGCGGCGGAACTCCGGCCGGAGCCGTACCTCCTGCAGACGCTCGCCGACGAGACGGCGCTCCCGGTTCCGGACGTGCTGGCGATAGTCGAGGACGGCGGTCCGCTCGGCGTCTTTCACTTCCTCCTCGAACACTGCGAGGGCCGCCAGATTCGGGACCTCGACGGCCTGTCGTGGAGCGAACGAGAGCAGTTGGTGGCGGCGGTCGGTCGCCACCTCGCGCGACTCCACGAGTTCCGACTCTCCGGGGCGGACGCCTCGGTCGAGTCCCGAATCGACGCCGAGGAGTGCGGCCCGCTCCGGATGACCGGCCCCGATGAGGGAGCGACGCCCGAGTTCACGACCGACGGCGGCGACTTGTGGGGAGAAGTGTTCGCGTCGCTGGCCGACCACCCCGTCTCGCTGGTCGAGCAGGTGCAGTGTGGCGACGACCCCGGACGGTTCGCCGACCTCGTGCCCGACATCGCCGCGGCCTTCGAGGGCGCGGCCGACGCCATCGCGGCCCCGGAGCGGCCGTCGGTCCTCCATCGGGACTTCCACCTCGACAACCTTCTCCTCGGGTCGGACGCCGACGGCGACCTCGGTGTCCGGACGGTGCTTGACTTCGGCGACCCCTACGTCGGGGACTACCGATTGGACCTCGCGTTCGCGGAGGACGCGACGATTCGCGTCCAGTTGCCGACCGACGACCGGGCGACGGAACTCTGTGCCCTCCTCCGGCGGAGCTACGCCCGCAAGCGCGGCATCGACCCCGACGAAATCGTGAACAAGAACTACCCCTACTACCTGCTGGTCCAGCGGTCGCGGTGGATGTCGGTCGCGCTCGACTGGGAGGCCTGCGACGACCCGGCGGCGGTCGAACGCGCCTACCGGTCGTTCGTCCGGGAGCAACTCGCCGAAATCGAGTAG
- a CDS encoding threonine synthase, protein METTDAFVGLTCVDCEETFDAEEATHRCPDCGGILDPDYDYDEIDLSREDLESRRFDSMWRYEELLPFPREAAISMDEGATQLVECPDLADEMGVGRVLLKDEGRNPTGTFKDRGQTAAITAAAQHGATDVALNSAGNAGQAAAAYAARADLDSHVFLPSRSGFTNKAMVNVHGGDLTVVEGRIGDAGEAYADAMEQHDDWYSVKTFVTPYRHEGKKTMLYETVEQNDWEVPDAVVYPTGGGVGLVGMHKAAKELRDLGLTDEIPSMYAAQSSGCAPVVEAFDEGKGVHEVWETPDTICGGIEIPDPGASPLILDALRESDGGAVATSDEEILDSAVAVAQKEGLEMGATCAAAASGAWELARRDEFGEDDTVVLLNTGAGNKDDDVLRSHLMSKGI, encoded by the coding sequence ATGGAGACCACCGACGCGTTCGTCGGCCTGACGTGTGTCGATTGCGAGGAGACCTTCGACGCCGAGGAGGCCACCCACCGCTGTCCCGACTGCGGTGGAATCTTGGACCCGGACTACGACTACGACGAAATCGACCTGTCGCGCGAGGACCTCGAATCCCGGCGCTTCGATTCGATGTGGCGCTACGAGGAGCTACTGCCGTTCCCGCGGGAGGCCGCCATCTCGATGGACGAGGGCGCAACTCAGCTCGTAGAGTGTCCGGACCTCGCCGACGAGATGGGGGTCGGGCGCGTCCTGCTGAAGGACGAGGGCCGGAACCCGACCGGGACGTTCAAGGACCGCGGCCAGACCGCCGCGATTACGGCGGCCGCTCAGCACGGCGCGACCGACGTGGCGCTCAACTCGGCGGGCAACGCCGGACAGGCCGCCGCGGCCTACGCCGCCCGCGCGGACCTCGACTCGCACGTCTTCCTGCCCTCGCGGTCCGGATTCACCAACAAGGCGATGGTCAACGTCCACGGCGGCGACCTGACCGTCGTGGAGGGGCGCATCGGCGACGCTGGCGAGGCCTACGCCGACGCGATGGAGCAACACGACGACTGGTACTCGGTCAAGACGTTCGTCACGCCCTACCGCCACGAGGGCAAGAAGACGATGCTCTACGAGACCGTCGAGCAGAACGACTGGGAGGTGCCCGACGCCGTGGTCTACCCGACCGGCGGCGGCGTCGGGTTGGTCGGGATGCACAAGGCCGCCAAGGAACTGCGCGACTTGGGCCTCACCGACGAGATTCCGTCGATGTACGCGGCCCAGTCGTCCGGCTGTGCGCCCGTCGTGGAAGCGTTCGACGAGGGCAAAGGCGTTCACGAGGTCTGGGAGACCCCCGACACCATCTGTGGCGGCATCGAGATTCCCGACCCCGGTGCGAGTCCCCTCATCTTGGACGCGCTCCGCGAGAGCGACGGCGGCGCGGTGGCGACCAGCGACGAGGAGATACTCGACAGCGCCGTCGCCGTCGCCCAGAAGGAGGGCTTGGAGATGGGCGCGACCTGCGCGGCGGCCGCCAGCGGGGCGTGGGAACTCGCGCGCCGCGACGAGTTCGGCGAGGACGACACCGTGGTCCTGCTCAACACCGGCGCGGGCAACAAGGACGACGACGTACTCCGCAGTCACCTGATGAGCAAGGGAATTTAG
- a CDS encoding metal-dependent transcriptional regulator: protein MNTADQYLKAIYLVQRMENGPASTGALADRLDVSPASVNEMIGKLQERGLADHEKYKGVSLTDEGIEQAREALQTYCIIERFLHNVLEVEEFPSEAKALESVIDETVAERLDTIIDREPQCPDCFDAEADMCAELVGEGEAD from the coding sequence ATGAACACCGCAGACCAGTACTTGAAAGCGATCTACCTCGTGCAACGGATGGAGAACGGTCCGGCCTCGACCGGCGCGCTCGCCGACCGCCTCGACGTGAGTCCCGCGAGCGTCAACGAGATGATCGGCAAGCTACAGGAGCGGGGTCTCGCCGACCACGAGAAGTACAAGGGCGTCTCGCTGACCGACGAGGGCATCGAGCAGGCCCGCGAGGCACTCCAGACCTACTGCATCATCGAGCGATTCCTCCACAACGTCCTCGAAGTCGAGGAGTTCCCGAGCGAGGCCAAGGCCCTCGAAAGCGTCATCGACGAGACCGTCGCGGAGCGACTCGACACCATCATCGACCGCGAACCGCAGTGTCCCGACTGCTTCGACGCCGAGGCCGACATGTGCGCCGAACTGGTCGGCGAGGGCGAAGCCGACTGA
- a CDS encoding cupin domain-containing protein produces the protein MQRSVIHALEPTELGDNAEVRNLSAALAATDLAVNHYRIPPGEEFPSGLHAHGDQEEVFVVLDGAATFQRLGSERDEAAEIAVEEGEVVRFAPGEYQSGRNAGDGLLAVLALGAPPDSGDVRIPLDCPECGHGYLSPDVSEAGDAGVTLDCPACGAANVPQGCPDCGAEMRVALGEGVETVVRCPDCGGAAESPFES, from the coding sequence GTGCAGCGAAGCGTCATCCACGCGCTCGAACCGACCGAACTCGGCGACAACGCGGAAGTCCGGAACCTCTCGGCCGCGCTCGCCGCCACCGACCTCGCAGTAAATCACTACCGAATCCCGCCCGGCGAGGAGTTCCCGAGCGGCCTCCATGCTCACGGCGACCAAGAGGAGGTCTTCGTCGTCCTCGACGGCGCGGCGACCTTCCAGCGACTCGGCTCCGAGAGAGACGAAGCCGCCGAAATCGCGGTCGAGGAGGGCGAGGTCGTCCGCTTCGCGCCCGGCGAGTACCAGTCGGGGCGCAACGCGGGCGACGGACTCCTCGCGGTCCTCGCGCTCGGGGCACCGCCCGACAGCGGGGACGTGCGGATCCCGCTCGATTGCCCCGAGTGCGGCCACGGCTACCTCTCGCCAGACGTTAGCGAAGCGGGCGACGCAGGCGTGACCCTCGACTGCCCGGCCTGCGGCGCGGCGAACGTCCCGCAGGGGTGTCCCGACTGCGGCGCGGAGATGCGGGTCGCGCTCGGCGAAGGGGTCGAAACGGTCGTTCGTTGTCCGGACTGCGGTGGCGCGGCCGAGAGTCCGTTCGAGTCGTAG
- a CDS encoding ferritin-like domain-containing protein gives MTVNDRVSTDNQLARLLQIGIVLEEVVEVRAARHYETLSPGERDADVEELLEGAREESADHRRRLEDLIDQLDAEAVPIEEIQQLVEARYAQTGPEGFDGILYDQLHGEETAYKFYDDLIEAVEASDTDYALDREELLATLKTIREEEADGVEEVTRIMEDRA, from the coding sequence ATGACGGTCAACGACCGGGTCTCGACCGACAACCAACTCGCGCGCCTCCTCCAGATCGGTATCGTGCTGGAGGAGGTCGTCGAGGTCCGCGCCGCGCGCCACTACGAGACCCTCTCGCCGGGCGAGCGCGACGCGGACGTGGAGGAACTGCTCGAAGGGGCCCGCGAGGAGTCCGCGGACCACCGCCGGAGACTGGAGGACCTCATCGACCAACTGGACGCCGAGGCGGTGCCCATCGAGGAGATCCAGCAGTTGGTCGAGGCCCGCTACGCCCAGACCGGTCCCGAAGGGTTCGACGGGATTCTCTACGACCAACTCCACGGCGAGGAGACCGCCTACAAGTTCTACGACGACCTCATCGAGGCCGTCGAGGCCAGCGACACCGACTACGCGCTCGACCGAGAGGAACTGCTGGCGACCCTGAAGACGATTCGCGAGGAGGAGGCCGACGGCGTCGAGGAAGTGACACGAATTATGGAGGACCGAGCATGA
- a CDS encoding LysE family translocator, translating to MLNVVVSALAGVALGLSLAAPPGPMNAIIAEESVLRGWGSGFRAGLGALSADACFFVLALLGVVTVVRDVPVVQQALFGFGGLLMLYFAYGTATDANAAFGGDAGSDGDDRTATDEETETATDGAGPKESEDSKGFRKAFVLALTNPYQILWWLTAGVGLLDPGTFALDWLGGLTVSTGSPVIVVGFFGGIALWITGFPAALVTVGRRVDAFAPVVAYLSAVVLAVAGLSFLSKATGILA from the coding sequence ATGCTGAACGTCGTCGTCTCGGCGCTCGCGGGCGTCGCGTTGGGCCTCTCGCTGGCGGCCCCGCCGGGGCCGATGAACGCCATCATCGCCGAGGAGAGCGTCCTCCGCGGCTGGGGGTCGGGCTTCCGCGCGGGCCTCGGCGCGCTGTCGGCCGACGCCTGCTTCTTCGTGCTGGCCCTGTTGGGCGTCGTCACCGTGGTCCGGGACGTGCCGGTCGTCCAGCAGGCGCTCTTTGGCTTCGGCGGCCTGCTGATGCTGTACTTCGCCTACGGGACCGCGACTGACGCTAACGCCGCGTTCGGCGGCGACGCGGGGAGCGACGGAGACGACCGGACTGCGACCGACGAGGAGACCGAGACCGCGACCGACGGGGCCGGACCGAAGGAGAGCGAGGACAGCAAGGGGTTCCGGAAGGCGTTCGTGCTGGCGCTGACCAACCCCTACCAGATTCTCTGGTGGCTGACCGCGGGCGTCGGATTGCTCGACCCCGGCACGTTCGCGCTGGACTGGCTCGGCGGCCTGACCGTCTCGACGGGGAGTCCGGTCATCGTCGTCGGCTTCTTCGGCGGCATCGCGCTCTGGATTACCGGCTTCCCGGCCGCGCTGGTCACGGTCGGGCGGCGCGTGGACGCCTTCGCGCCCGTCGTCGCCTACCTGAGTGCCGTCGTGCTGGCGGTGGCCGGACTCTCGTTCCTCTCGAAAGCGACCGGGATTCTGGCGTAG
- a CDS encoding universal stress protein has protein sequence MTPEHVLVPLDGSPLADDALVHALDTFDCRVTVLNVVTPLDSSMSESGVLEPGEQRRASARERADDLVARAEERAAEADRSVETAVETGDPAETIIEYAETHDVDHVVMGGHGGERHELARRLLGTVATTVVTEAPVTVTVVR, from the coding sequence ATGACTCCCGAACACGTCCTCGTGCCGCTGGACGGGTCGCCGCTCGCCGACGACGCGCTGGTCCACGCGCTCGACACGTTCGACTGCCGGGTCACGGTCCTGAACGTCGTGACGCCGCTGGACTCCTCGATGAGCGAGAGCGGCGTCCTCGAACCCGGCGAACAGCGCCGAGCGAGCGCGCGCGAGCGCGCCGACGACCTCGTGGCCCGCGCCGAGGAGCGCGCCGCCGAGGCGGACCGGAGCGTCGAGACGGCGGTCGAGACGGGCGACCCCGCCGAGACCATCATCGAGTACGCCGAGACCCACGACGTGGACCACGTCGTCATGGGCGGCCACGGCGGCGAGCGCCACGAACTCGCCCGGCGACTCCTCGGGACGGTGGCGACGACGGTCGTCACCGAGGCACCAGTGACGGTGACCGTCGTCCGATAG
- a CDS encoding HD domain-containing protein has protein sequence MGVEIKESPVTEAEFEEMEDFVYEYLAASVENEEGGGRMRWYPWHSAEYRFNHILNVVDLAGTIAEQEGANVDVARVAALFHDIAKLDADQEVHAEEGARIARKYLETHGDFPESFIEEVCKAVENHSYQGDLTDLPKETQCLIEADLLDKVGANGTALMLLRMGYEARTHMDAAEMVDRVMERGKDAASRVQTDTAEGIAHKRLKRVKWFREWLEGEVPEMDHEESSDRRTQRRP, from the coding sequence GTGGGAGTCGAAATTAAGGAGTCGCCCGTCACCGAGGCCGAGTTCGAGGAGATGGAGGACTTCGTCTACGAGTATCTGGCCGCCAGCGTCGAGAACGAGGAGGGCGGCGGTCGGATGCGGTGGTACCCGTGGCACTCCGCGGAGTACCGGTTCAACCACATCCTCAACGTGGTGGACCTCGCGGGCACCATCGCCGAGCAGGAGGGCGCGAACGTGGACGTGGCGCGCGTCGCCGCGCTGTTCCACGACATCGCCAAGCTCGACGCCGACCAAGAGGTCCACGCCGAGGAGGGCGCGCGCATCGCCCGGAAGTACCTCGAAACTCACGGTGACTTCCCCGAATCGTTCATCGAGGAGGTCTGCAAGGCCGTCGAGAACCACTCCTATCAGGGCGACCTGACCGACCTGCCCAAAGAGACCCAGTGTCTCATCGAGGCCGACCTGCTGGACAAGGTGGGCGCGAACGGCACCGCGCTGATGCTCCTGCGGATGGGCTACGAGGCCCGCACGCACATGGACGCCGCCGAGATGGTCGATAGGGTGATGGAGCGAGGCAAGGACGCCGCCAGTCGCGTCCAGACCGACACCGCCGAGGGCATCGCCCACAAGCGACTCAAGCGCGTCAAGTGGTTCCGCGAGTGGCTCGAAGGCGAGGTCCCCGAGATGGACCACGAGGAGTCGTCGGACCGCCGGACACAACGACGGCCATAG
- the sufB gene encoding Fe-S cluster assembly protein SufB → MSSEQDQLKETNTEERFAFKKDESAAVRSDKGLTEEVVRLISEDKDEPDWMLDRRLRALEHWQNMPMPTDWPGQPDLTELDVEEIVPYIRPDVDKREGADSWDDLPEDIQDTFEKLGIPEAERKALSGVGAQYESEVVYQNMQEQWEEKGVVFCNMDEAVQEHEDLVKEYFMTSCVPPSDNKFAALHGAVWSGGSFVYIPEDVTVEMPVQAYFRMNSEGMGQFEHTLIIAEPGSEVHYIEGCSAPKYGSHNLHSGGVEVFVKEDAHVQYSTVQNWSKNTFNLNTKRAIVEKGGRMEWVSGSMGSKATMLYPCTILKGRGASANNITIAFAGEGQNIDTGAKVYHNAPHTKSTIESKSISKDGGRTNYRGLVHISEGAEHSSTAVECDALMFDNESTSDTMPYMEIDESKVDVAHEATVGKIGDEDVFYLQSRGLDDDDAKQMIVSGFIEPITEELPIEYAVELNRLIELEMEGSLG, encoded by the coding sequence ATGAGTTCGGAACAAGACCAACTGAAAGAGACCAACACCGAGGAGCGATTCGCGTTCAAGAAAGACGAGAGCGCGGCGGTCCGCTCGGACAAGGGACTGACCGAGGAGGTTGTCCGCCTCATCAGCGAGGACAAGGACGAACCCGACTGGATGCTCGACCGGCGGCTCCGGGCGCTGGAACACTGGCAGAACATGCCGATGCCGACCGACTGGCCCGGCCAGCCCGACCTGACCGAGTTGGACGTAGAGGAGATCGTCCCCTACATCCGGCCCGACGTGGACAAGCGCGAGGGCGCGGATAGCTGGGACGACCTGCCAGAAGACATCCAAGACACCTTCGAGAAGCTGGGCATCCCGGAAGCCGAGCGCAAGGCGCTGTCGGGCGTCGGTGCCCAGTACGAGTCGGAGGTCGTCTACCAGAACATGCAGGAGCAGTGGGAGGAGAAAGGCGTCGTGTTCTGCAACATGGACGAGGCCGTCCAAGAACACGAGGACCTCGTGAAGGAGTACTTCATGACCTCCTGCGTGCCCCCGAGCGACAACAAGTTCGCCGCGCTCCACGGCGCAGTCTGGAGTGGCGGGAGCTTCGTCTACATCCCCGAGGACGTGACCGTCGAGATGCCCGTGCAGGCGTACTTCCGGATGAACTCGGAAGGCATGGGCCAGTTCGAACACACCCTCATCATCGCGGAACCCGGTAGCGAGGTTCACTACATCGAGGGCTGTTCGGCACCGAAGTACGGCAGCCACAACCTCCACAGCGGCGGCGTGGAAGTCTTCGTCAAGGAAGACGCCCACGTCCAGTACTCGACAGTGCAGAACTGGTCGAAGAACACGTTCAACCTCAACACCAAGCGCGCCATCGTGGAGAAGGGTGGGCGCATGGAGTGGGTCTCCGGGTCCATGGGGTCGAAGGCGACGATGCTCTACCCCTGTACCATCCTGAAGGGCCGCGGAGCATCCGCGAACAACATCACCATCGCGTTCGCTGGCGAGGGCCAGAACATCGACACCGGCGCGAAGGTCTACCACAACGCGCCCCACACCAAGTCCACCATCGAATCGAAGTCCATCTCGAAGGACGGCGGCCGGACCAACTACCGCGGTCTGGTCCACATCTCGGAGGGTGCCGAACACTCCTCGACCGCCGTCGAGTGTGACGCGCTGATGTTCGACAACGAGTCCACGTCCGACACGATGCCGTACATGGAAATCGACGAGTCGAAGGTGGACGTGGCCCACGAGGCGACCGTCGGCAAAATCGGCGACGAAGACGTGTTCTACCTCCAGTCGCGCGGACTGGACGACGACGACGCCAAGCAGATGATCGTCTCCGGGTTCATCGAGCCGATTACGGAGGAGCTACCCATCGAGTACGCCGTCGAACTGAATCGACTCATCGAACTCGAAATGGAGGGGAGTCTCGGATGA
- the sufD gene encoding Fe-S cluster assembly protein SufD, which produces MTATQVHETISEETVREISEDLGEPDWLLETRLDALDALGELEMPDVIRTPGRDWTNLDALDYESFVDPLNAAEEKDQVGPDEAEVLPLSEAVEEREDLLKEHFGSVIDPQENYLTALSTALFSTGTLVYVPKNVDAEDVTIRTTQHSQSLFNYTLVVTEQSSSVTILERQDTGDDVEGDRYYSGIVEVAAGENSHVQYGSLQDLDEETYNYTLKRGDAADYATVNWVEGNIGSRLTKSSVETELNGEGSETKTVGAFFGHDDQHFDIAARVWHNTAHTAADLVTRGVLDDEARSVYEGVQDVGRDAWDTNSYQRENTLMLSDDSEADASPKLIINNHDTEASHSATVGQIDEEDMFYMTSRGLDDESARNMLVEGFFVPVFEEVEVEELREDLETRVQERLHE; this is translated from the coding sequence ATGACCGCGACGCAGGTACACGAGACCATCTCCGAGGAGACCGTTCGGGAAATTTCGGAGGACCTCGGCGAACCCGACTGGCTCCTCGAAACTCGCCTCGACGCGCTCGACGCGCTCGGCGAGTTGGAGATGCCCGACGTGATTCGGACGCCGGGCCGCGACTGGACCAACCTCGACGCGCTCGACTACGAGAGCTTCGTGGACCCGCTGAACGCCGCCGAGGAGAAAGACCAAGTCGGTCCCGACGAGGCCGAAGTCCTGCCGCTCTCGGAGGCCGTCGAGGAGCGCGAGGACCTCCTGAAGGAACACTTCGGGTCGGTCATCGACCCGCAGGAGAACTACCTGACCGCGCTCTCGACCGCGCTGTTCAGCACGGGCACGCTGGTCTACGTCCCGAAGAACGTGGACGCCGAGGACGTGACCATCCGGACGACTCAGCACTCCCAGTCGCTGTTCAACTACACGCTAGTCGTCACCGAGCAGTCGAGTTCCGTGACGATTCTGGAGCGACAGGACACTGGTGACGACGTGGAGGGCGACCGCTACTACAGCGGCATCGTGGAGGTCGCCGCGGGCGAGAACAGCCACGTCCAGTACGGTTCGCTACAGGACTTGGACGAGGAGACCTACAACTACACGCTCAAGCGCGGCGACGCCGCCGACTACGCCACGGTCAACTGGGTTGAGGGCAACATCGGCTCGCGGCTCACGAAGTCCTCCGTCGAGACCGAACTGAACGGCGAGGGCTCCGAGACCAAGACCGTCGGCGCGTTCTTCGGTCACGACGACCAGCACTTCGACATCGCGGCGCGCGTCTGGCACAACACGGCCCACACGGCCGCGGACCTCGTGACCCGTGGCGTGCTGGACGACGAGGCCCGGTCGGTCTACGAGGGCGTCCAAGACGTTGGGCGAGACGCGTGGGACACCAACTCCTACCAGCGCGAGAACACCCTGATGCTGAGCGACGACAGCGAGGCCGACGCCTCCCCGAAGCTCATCATCAACAACCACGACACCGAGGCCAGCCACTCGGCCACGGTCGGCCAGATAGACGAGGAGGACATGTTCTACATGACCTCCCGCGGGCTGGACGACGAGTCGGCCCGCAACATGCTGGTCGAGGGCTTCTTCGTCCCGGTCTTCGAGGAGGTCGAAGTCGAGGAACTGCGCGAGGACCTCGAAACGCGCGTGCAGGAACGACTCCACGAGTAG
- a CDS encoding metal-dependent transcriptional regulator, whose translation MLSDVMEDYLKAIYALQQDEEGPVATSAIAEYLDVTPPTVTSMVEKLEDRGLVEREKYKGVELSAEGETVALEVLRHHRLLESYLTEHLDYSWSEVHDEADTLEHHISEEFEKRVAEVLGDPEVDPHGDPIPSADLTPPEADDTAPLSEYGPGDRLVVARVSDRDEEELRYLAEAGIAPETLLEVVDVAPFGMVTVRFDGDGDREQSLPENVARSIRVRPADDDNPANGDSPADDGTGDADGTENGDEAGNGGDDEIEA comes from the coding sequence ATGCTGAGCGACGTGATGGAAGACTATCTCAAAGCGATCTACGCCCTCCAGCAGGACGAGGAGGGTCCCGTCGCCACGTCGGCCATCGCCGAGTATCTGGACGTGACGCCCCCGACCGTGACCAGCATGGTCGAGAAACTCGAAGACCGCGGACTGGTCGAGCGCGAGAAGTACAAGGGGGTCGAACTCTCCGCGGAGGGCGAGACCGTCGCGCTCGAAGTCCTGCGCCACCATCGACTCCTCGAATCCTACCTGACCGAACACCTCGACTACTCGTGGAGCGAGGTCCACGACGAGGCCGACACGCTCGAACACCACATCAGCGAGGAGTTCGAGAAGCGCGTCGCCGAGGTGCTGGGCGACCCCGAGGTGGACCCCCACGGCGACCCGATTCCGAGCGCGGACCTCACGCCGCCCGAAGCCGACGACACCGCGCCGCTCTCGGAGTACGGTCCCGGCGACAGGCTGGTCGTCGCGCGCGTCAGCGACCGCGACGAGGAGGAACTGCGCTACCTCGCGGAGGCGGGCATCGCGCCCGAGACCCTCCTCGAAGTCGTGGACGTGGCTCCCTTCGGGATGGTGACGGTCCGGTTCGACGGCGACGGCGACCGCGAGCAGAGCCTCCCGGAGAACGTCGCTCGCTCTATCCGGGTCCGGCCCGCGGACGACGACAACCCCGCGAACGGCGACAGCCCCGCGGACGACGGGACCGGAGACGCCGACGGGACCGAGAACGGCGACGAAGCCGGAAACGGCGGCGACGACGAGATAGAGGCCTGA